A stretch of Candidatus Rhabdochlamydia sp. T3358 DNA encodes these proteins:
- a CDS encoding transposase — protein sequence TVNDQLKNISQIEHTRHRSVSNFLVNTLCGIAAYMRQPKKPCIRMSDKESLELVTS from the coding sequence AAACTGTAAATGATCAACTTAAAAATATATCCCAGATTGAGCACACAAGGCATAGATCAGTGAGTAACTTTTTGGTTAATACGCTTTGTGGAATTGCGGCTTATATGAGGCAACCTAAAAAGCCTTGTATTAGGATGTCTGATAAGGAAAGTTTAGAGCTAGTTACCAGCTAG